One window from the genome of Anopheles coluzzii chromosome X, AcolN3, whole genome shotgun sequence encodes:
- the LOC120959698 gene encoding guanine nucleotide-releasing factor 2 isoform X1, translating into MPEFDDSFLFDCASFERKKWKTHQLRFHPSAVVLKSASNLDPFLDVDIKKAPVPAAPTMRQECAGYVAEVSNISSATLDSPGLGRRTAASRIKLFGGSYSSTYDVSQWERQDRQELSKMPHGQPFLYKHLPLDDHDETSRYDNGGSCTPATSTGSSSIGLTSTPVSSGRSSNSNSSNSNGGSSVTSTPTAGGHDQAAGGNSSASVTPGAPGSSGHKGSIRGNKLARRARSFKDDFLEKISQIRTPTSTMTRSHSPNSPRGGAGGSGANAASYGSRKSTTDEPAKPVQDLNYHVRQVKNALTHFKDVILKNKLEMLPGNGTVVLESIANVHTALQSYTLNEHSSAFINATNHVHVSLGNLLKLCDEVLLTKEGDDCPSLSKENVKEVVELVENAVNNLVNLANEKLSDRKAIGTGGGGGPGTGVSGTAAGHSTGGPSSNTLQRPTVDVVSQRTSLPDIPLTPRERDILEQTSLKTVRASHSTESILRDSSPPPPPKPPLPDRSQEPPPPLPPKRKSQHAKNHSFHDTTTASSDCASTDSTIFQLGGGPGSSAGGATGAGGSIGLDRMSLRSRSPEDNCSLLSASAGSLDSALNHSREEDELRALTSCSSHASATAASLGGLVILGAGAAGCGTQHWEEAGDLAGGLPQHSNNSLNRNSNESGFESMYSLRVSRDQHQQQQQQQQMHMQYQSTAATVTTHHHHQKSASSSSSSSSYVHKSESIVDGMAALVVASGKGAVQQQHLQQHHQAHVLHHQQHQQQQQQHFHQKIDTIITQASDDSSAGPKGASEQLASATSLTSTVTTSSSSSLSKLLVHGPSIDELGNDDVFPRTSAGGATDRPPALPVKTRSHSIKRERHPSQYDNVDEVDLDRGSQDSFGHFPMQSSPSYLYSRQQMFHNLPSKSYHISLIEPRHMSRFQEEPPPLPIKKKHMFQSVAYSVMAYMEIFGSATQNQSEFMRHSVHTYNLAHSEQISTSSTTSNHSLSHSQTMSLSPSRIAPATVSPPSSPNVSVKPPALPPKRQRINSKTPSIASTPPPSPKIFQDQQQHHHAQHHYHQQQAQAPNVINTSPSPSTSSLASTQSGAGSKPSAVCNQTLDVKTPKVAQPPLAASAPEAEPATASGSAASTSTTSTTLTNIAATTTTTTTISSVGDDGGAAAAGAATEQCGIRYHSPNRRHPAGGQHAADDDYLHLCDATTRAPIAGDNLSASSSSAFPSSVSNLNLASTAGRGSGSTSQHLVSVTNHSHSNNTSGSSSNNVESSSYLNDSHNKGRTSSSSSGGQAVLPSSDAMIYEASTTQSPLPDGDAGDERASNKDGDEVEVILRRNNKNGMTMAMELQQQPLNLMEELDVSNYLVFKKENEDGPDVKGGHPDALIIHATRVQKNSDDDCLEDAYGEAFITTFRTFISPLDLIQKLSHRYTVYHCQMNDAKQKAAKESFSLLVRVVNDLTTPDLSERLLVILMNFDYQLVSAGHLTMAKLLRVKLIEKALIYKQKASLTVPTLSSRALVAQPPTLLDLKSAEIAEQMTLLDAELFQKIEIPEVLIWAQEQCEERSPNLTRFTEHFNKMSYWARTQILSQNDAKDREKHVIKFIKIMKHLRKINNYNSYLALLSALDSAPIRRLEWHKTITEGLKEYCALIDSSSSFRAYRQALAETNPPCIPYIGLVLQDLTFVHIGNPDLLPDGSTNFSKRWQQYHIVVNMKRFKKGSYPFKKNERIIGFFDNFEYYLDEDAMWQISETIKPRGSRKANVN; encoded by the exons GATACGATAACGGTGGCAGCTGCACGCCGGCAACCAGCAccggcagtagcagcatcGGGCTCACGTCCACGCCCGTCTCGAGTGGGCGCAGCtcgaacagcaacagcagcaacagcaacggcgGAAGCTCCGTCACCAGCACACCAACGGCTGGTGGCCACGATCAGGCGGCAGGCGGCAATAGCAGCGCCAGCGTTACGCCCGGTGCACCGGGCTCGTCCGGTCACAAGGGCAGCATCCGGGGCAACAAGCTGGCTCGCCGGGCGCGCTCGTTTAAGGACGACTTTCTGGAGAAGATATCGCAGATCCGCACGCCGACCAGCACGATGACTAG ATCTCACTCACCCAACAGTCCACGGGGCGGCGCTGGCGGTAGTGGCGCAAATGCGGCCAGCTATGGCAGCCGCAAGAGCACCACCGACGAACCGGCCAAGCCGGTGCAGGATCTCAACTATCACGTGCGGCAGGTGAAGAATGCGCTGACCCACTTCAAGGACGTCATACTGAAGAACAAGCTGGAGATGCTGCCGGGCAACGGTACGGTCGTGCTGGAATCGATCGCCAACGTGCACACGG CACTGCAATCGTACACACTGAACGAGCACAGTTCGGCATTCATCAACGCGACGAACCACGTGCACGTCTCGCTCGGCAACCTGCTGAAGCTGTGCGACGAGGTGCTGCTAACGAAGGAGGGCGACGACTGCCCGTCGCTCAGCAAGGAAAACGTGAAGGAGGTGGTCGAGCTGGTCGAGAACGCGGTCAACAATCTGGTGAACCTGGCGAACGAGAAGCTCTCCGATCGGAAGGCAATCGGGACGGGCGGGGGCGGCGGACCGGGCACAGGGGTGAGCGGTACCGCGGCGGGCCACAGTACCGGTGGTCCGAGCTCGAACACGCTGCAGCGCCCGACGGTTGACGTGGTCAGCCAGCGCACCTCGCTGCCGGACATTCCGCTGACGCCGCGCGAGCGTGACATCCTCGAGCAGACGTCGCTCAAGACGGTGCGGGCGTCGCACAGCACGGAAAGCATCCTGCGCGATTCGagcccgccgccgccgcccaaACCGCCGCTGCCGGACCGGTCGCAggaaccgccgccaccgttGCCGCCCAAGCGCAAGAGCCAACATGCCAAGAATCACTCCTTCCACGACACCACCACGGCGTCGTCCGATTGCGCGTCAACCGATTCGACCATCTTCCAGCTCGGGGGCGGACCGGGCAGTAGTGCCGGCGGGGCAACGGGCGCCGGTGGCAGCATCGGTCTGGACCGGATGTCGCTGCGGTCGCGGTCGCCCGAGGACAACTGCAGCCTGCTGAGTGCCAGCGCCGGTTCGCTAGACTCGGCGCTGAATCACTCGCGCGAGGAGGATGAGCTGCGGGCGCTCACGAGCTGCTCGTCGCACGCGAGCGCTACGGCCGCCAGCCTCGGCGGGCTGGTGATACTCGGTGCCGGTGCGGCCGGATGCGGCACGCAGCACTGGGAGGAGGCGGGCGACCTAGCGGGCGGATTGCCgcagcacagcaacaacagtctGAATCGCAACTCGAACGAGTCTGGGTTCGAGTCGATGTACTCGCTGCGTGTCAGCCGCGAtcaacatcagcaacagcagcagcagcagcagatgcatATGCAGTACCAGAGCACGGCTGCGACCGTTACCacgcaccatcatcaccagaAAAGTGCCAgttcgtcgtcctcctcctcgtcgtacGTGCACAAGTCTGAATCCATCGTGGACGGCATGGCGGCACTGGTGGTCGCCTCTGGGAAAGGTGCcgtgcagcaacaacatctgcagcagcaccaccaggcACACGTGctgcatcatcagcagcatcagcagcagcagcagcagcactttcATCAGAAAATCGACACGATCATCACGCAGGCCAGCGACGACAGTAGCGCGGGGCCGAAGGGGGCAAGCGAACAGCTTGCCAGCGCGACCTCGCTGACGTCGACCGTCACcacgtccagcagcagcagcctgtcGAAGCTGCTCGTGCACGGCCCCAGCATCGACGAGCTCGGCAACGATGACGTCTTTCCGCGGACGTCGGCCGGTGGTGCAACGGACCGACCACCGGCCCTGCCAGTCAAGACGCGCTCGCACAGTATTAAGCGGGAACGCCATCCGTCGCAGTACGACAACGTGGACGAGGTTGACCTAGATCGAGG ATCGCAAGACTCGTTTGGCCACTTCCCGATGCAGAGTTCGCCGTCGTATCTGTACAGCCGGCAGCAGATGTTCCACAATCTACCGAGCAAGTCATATCATATCAGTCTGATCGAGCCGCGGCATATGAGCCGGTTCCAGGAGGAGCCACCGCCGCTACCGATCAAGAAGAAGCATA TGTTTCAAAGTGTTGCATATTCAG TCATGGCTTACATGGAGATCTTCGGCAGTGCCACCCAGAACCAGTCGGAGTTTATGCGCCACTCGGTGCACACGTACAATTTGGCGCACTCGGAGCAGATATCGACCAGTAGCACCACGAGCAATCACAGCCTCTCACACAGTCAAACGATGAG CCTCTCGCCGTCGCGCATTGCTCCGGCTACGGTGTCGCCACCGAGCTCGCCGAACGTGAGCGTGAAGCCGCCCGCGCTGCCACCGAAGCGCCAGCGCATCAACAGCAAAACGCCCAGCATCGCATCGACCCCGCCACCCAGTCCGAAGATATTCcaggaccagcagcagcaccaccacgcGCAGCACCActatcaccagcagcaggcccAAGCGCCGAACGTAATCAACACGTCACCTTCGCCATCAACGTCCTCGCTCGCCTCGACCCAGTCCGGTGCGGGTAGCAAACCGTCTGCTGTCTGCAATCAAACGCTGGACGTGAAAACACCGAAGGTAGCGCAACCACCACTGGCAGCATCCGCGCCCGAGGCGGAGCCGGCCACTGCTAGCGGCAGTGCTGCGTCCACTTCCACTACTAGTACTACCCTCACCAACAtagctgctactactactactactaccactatcTCTTCCGTTGGTGACGAtggtggcgctgctgctgctggcgctgcCACCGAGCAGTGCGGCATTCGTTACCACTCCCCTAACCGGCGGCATCCGGCCGGTGGCCAGCACGCGGCCGACGATGACTATCTACACCTGTGCGATGCGACCACGCGAGCGCCCATTGCCGGCGACAATCTgtccgcctcctcctcctccgcttTCCCCTCCTCCGTTTCCAATCTGAATCTCGCCAGTACGGCTGGtcgcggcagcggcagcaccagCCAGCATCTAGTCAGCGTCACCAACCACAGCCACAGCAATAACACTAGCGGCAGTAGTAGTAATAACGTTGAATCTAGTAGTTATTTAAACGATAGCCATAACAAGGGTAgaactagcagcagcagtagcggcgGGCAGGCCGTGTTGCCGTCCAGTGATGCGATGATCTACGAAGCGTCCACCACGCAATCGCCACTGCCGGATGGCGATGCCGGTGACGAACGGGCAAGCAACAAAGACGGGGACGAGGTTGAGGTCATACTTAGACGGAATAATAAG AATGGCATGACGATGGCGATGGAGCTGCAACAGCAACCACTGAATCTGATGGAGGAGCTGGACGTGAGTAACTATCTAGTGTTTAAGAAGGAAAACGAGGACGGTCCAGACGTCAAGGGCGGCCACCCGGATGCACTCATCATCCACGCCACCCGGGTGCAGAAGAACTCAGACG ACGATTGTTTAGAGGATG CTTACGGTGAAGCGTTCATAACTACGTTCCGTACCTTTATCTCGCCGTTGGACCTAATCCAGAAGCTGTCCCATCGATACACCGTCTACCACTGTCAGATGAATGATGCCAAACAGAAAGCCGCCAAAGAATCCTTTTCCCTGTTGGTGCGGGTGGTAAACGATCTGAC TACGCCAGATTTGAGCGAACGACTGCTGGTGATACTGATGAACTTTGACTATCAGCTGGTAAGCGCCGGCCACCTGACGATGGCGAAGCTGCTCCGGGTGAAGCTGATCGAGAAGGCGTTGATCTACAAGCAGAAGGCGTCGCTCACCGTGCCGACGCTGTCGTCCCGGGCGCTCGTCGCCCAGCCGCCGACCCTGCTCGATCTGAAGTCGGCCGAGATAGCCGAGCAGATGACGCTGCTCGATGCGGAGCTGTTCCAGAAGATCGAAATACCGGAGGTGCTGATATGGGCGCAGGAGCAGTGCGAGGAGCGGTCTCCGAATCTGACCCGTTTTACCGAGCACTTTAACAAGATGTCTTACTG GGCTCGCACGCAGATACTTTCCCAAAACGATGCCAAAGATAGGGAGAAGCACGTGATCAAATTCATCAAAATTATGAAACATCTGCGGAAAATCAACAACTACAACTCGTATCTGGCCCTGCTGTCTGCGCTGGATTCGGCTCCGATTCGAAG GCTCGAGTGGCATAAAACGATCACGGAAGGATTGAAGGAGTACTGCGCATTGATCGATTCCAGCTCCAGCTTCCGGGCGTACCGGCAAGCGTTGGCTGAAACGAACCCACCCTGCATTCCGTACAT TGGACTTGTACTGCAGGATCTTACCTTCGTGCATATCGGCAACCCGGATCTGTTGCCGGACGGGTCGACCAACTTCTCCAAACGCTGGCAGCAGTACCACATCGTGGTAAACATGAAGCGTTTTAAGAAAGG ATCCTACCCATTCAAGAAGAACGAGCGCATCATCGGTTTCTTCGACAACTTCGAGTACTATCTAGACGAGGACGCGATGTGGCAGATTTCCGAAACGATCAAACCGCGTGGCTCGCGCAAAGCGAACGTCAATTAG
- the LOC120959698 gene encoding guanine nucleotide-releasing factor 2 isoform X2, with product MPEFDDSFLFDCASFERKKWKTHQLRFHPSAVVLKSASNLDPFLDVDIKKAPVPAAPTMRQECAGYVAEVSNISSATLDSPGLGRRTAASRIKLFGGSYSSTYDVSQWERQDRQELSKMPHGQPFLYKHLPLDDHDETSRYDNGGSCTPATSTGSSSIGLTSTPVSSGRSSNSNSSNSNGGSSVTSTPTAGGHDQAAGGNSSASVTPGAPGSSGHKGSIRGNKLARRARSFKDDFLEKISQIRTPTSTMTRSHSPNSPRGGAGGSGANAASYGSRKSTTDEPAKPVQDLNYHVRQVKNALTHFKDVILKNKLEMLPGNGTVVLESIANVHTALQSYTLNEHSSAFINATNHVHVSLGNLLKLCDEVLLTKEGDDCPSLSKENVKEVVELVENAVNNLVNLANEKLSDRKAIGTGGGGGPGTGVSGTAAGHSTGGPSSNTLQRPTVDVVSQRTSLPDIPLTPRERDILEQTSLKTVRASHSTESILRDSSPPPPPKPPLPDRSQEPPPPLPPKRKSQHAKNHSFHDTTTASSDCASTDSTIFQLGGGPGSSAGGATGAGGSIGLDRMSLRSRSPEDNCSLLSASAGSLDSALNHSREEDELRALTSCSSHASATAASLGGLVILGAGAAGCGTQHWEEAGDLAGGLPQHSNNSLNRNSNESGFESMYSLRVSRDQHQQQQQQQQMHMQYQSTAATVTTHHHHQKSASSSSSSSSYVHKSESIVDGMAALVVASGKGAVQQQHLQQHHQAHVLHHQQHQQQQQQHFHQKIDTIITQASDDSSAGPKGASEQLASATSLTSTVTTSSSSSLSKLLVHGPSIDELGNDDVFPRTSAGGATDRPPALPVKTRSHSIKRERHPSQYDNVDEVDLDRGSQDSFGHFPMQSSPSYLYSRQQMFHNLPSKSYHISLIEPRHMSRFQEEPPPLPIKKKHMFQSVAYSVMAYMEIFGSATQNQSEFMRHSVHTYNLAHSEQISTSSTTSNHSLSHSQTMSLSPSRIAPATVSPPSSPNVSVKPPALPPKRQRINSKTPSIASTPPPSPKIFQDQQQHHHAQHHYHQQQAQAPNVINTSPSPSTSSLASTQSGAGSKPSAVCNQTLDVKTPKVAQPPLAASAPEAEPATASGSAASTSTTSTTLTNIAATTTTTTTISSVGDDGGAAAAGAATEQCGIRYHSPNRRHPAGGQHAADDDYLHLCDATTRAPIAGDNLSASSSSAFPSSVSNLNLASTAGRGSGSTSQHLVSVTNHSHSNNTSGSSSNNVESSSYLNDSHNKGRTSSSSSGGQAVLPSSDAMIYEASTTQSPLPDGDAGDERASNKDGDEVEVILRRNNKNGMTMAMELQQQPLNLMEELDVSNYLVFKKENEDGPDVKGGHPDALIIHATRVQKNSDAYGEAFITTFRTFISPLDLIQKLSHRYTVYHCQMNDAKQKAAKESFSLLVRVVNDLTTPDLSERLLVILMNFDYQLVSAGHLTMAKLLRVKLIEKALIYKQKASLTVPTLSSRALVAQPPTLLDLKSAEIAEQMTLLDAELFQKIEIPEVLIWAQEQCEERSPNLTRFTEHFNKMSYWARTQILSQNDAKDREKHVIKFIKIMKHLRKINNYNSYLALLSALDSAPIRRLEWHKTITEGLKEYCALIDSSSSFRAYRQALAETNPPCIPYIGLVLQDLTFVHIGNPDLLPDGSTNFSKRWQQYHIVVNMKRFKKGSYPFKKNERIIGFFDNFEYYLDEDAMWQISETIKPRGSRKANVN from the exons GATACGATAACGGTGGCAGCTGCACGCCGGCAACCAGCAccggcagtagcagcatcGGGCTCACGTCCACGCCCGTCTCGAGTGGGCGCAGCtcgaacagcaacagcagcaacagcaacggcgGAAGCTCCGTCACCAGCACACCAACGGCTGGTGGCCACGATCAGGCGGCAGGCGGCAATAGCAGCGCCAGCGTTACGCCCGGTGCACCGGGCTCGTCCGGTCACAAGGGCAGCATCCGGGGCAACAAGCTGGCTCGCCGGGCGCGCTCGTTTAAGGACGACTTTCTGGAGAAGATATCGCAGATCCGCACGCCGACCAGCACGATGACTAG ATCTCACTCACCCAACAGTCCACGGGGCGGCGCTGGCGGTAGTGGCGCAAATGCGGCCAGCTATGGCAGCCGCAAGAGCACCACCGACGAACCGGCCAAGCCGGTGCAGGATCTCAACTATCACGTGCGGCAGGTGAAGAATGCGCTGACCCACTTCAAGGACGTCATACTGAAGAACAAGCTGGAGATGCTGCCGGGCAACGGTACGGTCGTGCTGGAATCGATCGCCAACGTGCACACGG CACTGCAATCGTACACACTGAACGAGCACAGTTCGGCATTCATCAACGCGACGAACCACGTGCACGTCTCGCTCGGCAACCTGCTGAAGCTGTGCGACGAGGTGCTGCTAACGAAGGAGGGCGACGACTGCCCGTCGCTCAGCAAGGAAAACGTGAAGGAGGTGGTCGAGCTGGTCGAGAACGCGGTCAACAATCTGGTGAACCTGGCGAACGAGAAGCTCTCCGATCGGAAGGCAATCGGGACGGGCGGGGGCGGCGGACCGGGCACAGGGGTGAGCGGTACCGCGGCGGGCCACAGTACCGGTGGTCCGAGCTCGAACACGCTGCAGCGCCCGACGGTTGACGTGGTCAGCCAGCGCACCTCGCTGCCGGACATTCCGCTGACGCCGCGCGAGCGTGACATCCTCGAGCAGACGTCGCTCAAGACGGTGCGGGCGTCGCACAGCACGGAAAGCATCCTGCGCGATTCGagcccgccgccgccgcccaaACCGCCGCTGCCGGACCGGTCGCAggaaccgccgccaccgttGCCGCCCAAGCGCAAGAGCCAACATGCCAAGAATCACTCCTTCCACGACACCACCACGGCGTCGTCCGATTGCGCGTCAACCGATTCGACCATCTTCCAGCTCGGGGGCGGACCGGGCAGTAGTGCCGGCGGGGCAACGGGCGCCGGTGGCAGCATCGGTCTGGACCGGATGTCGCTGCGGTCGCGGTCGCCCGAGGACAACTGCAGCCTGCTGAGTGCCAGCGCCGGTTCGCTAGACTCGGCGCTGAATCACTCGCGCGAGGAGGATGAGCTGCGGGCGCTCACGAGCTGCTCGTCGCACGCGAGCGCTACGGCCGCCAGCCTCGGCGGGCTGGTGATACTCGGTGCCGGTGCGGCCGGATGCGGCACGCAGCACTGGGAGGAGGCGGGCGACCTAGCGGGCGGATTGCCgcagcacagcaacaacagtctGAATCGCAACTCGAACGAGTCTGGGTTCGAGTCGATGTACTCGCTGCGTGTCAGCCGCGAtcaacatcagcaacagcagcagcagcagcagatgcatATGCAGTACCAGAGCACGGCTGCGACCGTTACCacgcaccatcatcaccagaAAAGTGCCAgttcgtcgtcctcctcctcgtcgtacGTGCACAAGTCTGAATCCATCGTGGACGGCATGGCGGCACTGGTGGTCGCCTCTGGGAAAGGTGCcgtgcagcaacaacatctgcagcagcaccaccaggcACACGTGctgcatcatcagcagcatcagcagcagcagcagcagcactttcATCAGAAAATCGACACGATCATCACGCAGGCCAGCGACGACAGTAGCGCGGGGCCGAAGGGGGCAAGCGAACAGCTTGCCAGCGCGACCTCGCTGACGTCGACCGTCACcacgtccagcagcagcagcctgtcGAAGCTGCTCGTGCACGGCCCCAGCATCGACGAGCTCGGCAACGATGACGTCTTTCCGCGGACGTCGGCCGGTGGTGCAACGGACCGACCACCGGCCCTGCCAGTCAAGACGCGCTCGCACAGTATTAAGCGGGAACGCCATCCGTCGCAGTACGACAACGTGGACGAGGTTGACCTAGATCGAGG ATCGCAAGACTCGTTTGGCCACTTCCCGATGCAGAGTTCGCCGTCGTATCTGTACAGCCGGCAGCAGATGTTCCACAATCTACCGAGCAAGTCATATCATATCAGTCTGATCGAGCCGCGGCATATGAGCCGGTTCCAGGAGGAGCCACCGCCGCTACCGATCAAGAAGAAGCATA TGTTTCAAAGTGTTGCATATTCAG TCATGGCTTACATGGAGATCTTCGGCAGTGCCACCCAGAACCAGTCGGAGTTTATGCGCCACTCGGTGCACACGTACAATTTGGCGCACTCGGAGCAGATATCGACCAGTAGCACCACGAGCAATCACAGCCTCTCACACAGTCAAACGATGAG CCTCTCGCCGTCGCGCATTGCTCCGGCTACGGTGTCGCCACCGAGCTCGCCGAACGTGAGCGTGAAGCCGCCCGCGCTGCCACCGAAGCGCCAGCGCATCAACAGCAAAACGCCCAGCATCGCATCGACCCCGCCACCCAGTCCGAAGATATTCcaggaccagcagcagcaccaccacgcGCAGCACCActatcaccagcagcaggcccAAGCGCCGAACGTAATCAACACGTCACCTTCGCCATCAACGTCCTCGCTCGCCTCGACCCAGTCCGGTGCGGGTAGCAAACCGTCTGCTGTCTGCAATCAAACGCTGGACGTGAAAACACCGAAGGTAGCGCAACCACCACTGGCAGCATCCGCGCCCGAGGCGGAGCCGGCCACTGCTAGCGGCAGTGCTGCGTCCACTTCCACTACTAGTACTACCCTCACCAACAtagctgctactactactactactaccactatcTCTTCCGTTGGTGACGAtggtggcgctgctgctgctggcgctgcCACCGAGCAGTGCGGCATTCGTTACCACTCCCCTAACCGGCGGCATCCGGCCGGTGGCCAGCACGCGGCCGACGATGACTATCTACACCTGTGCGATGCGACCACGCGAGCGCCCATTGCCGGCGACAATCTgtccgcctcctcctcctccgcttTCCCCTCCTCCGTTTCCAATCTGAATCTCGCCAGTACGGCTGGtcgcggcagcggcagcaccagCCAGCATCTAGTCAGCGTCACCAACCACAGCCACAGCAATAACACTAGCGGCAGTAGTAGTAATAACGTTGAATCTAGTAGTTATTTAAACGATAGCCATAACAAGGGTAgaactagcagcagcagtagcggcgGGCAGGCCGTGTTGCCGTCCAGTGATGCGATGATCTACGAAGCGTCCACCACGCAATCGCCACTGCCGGATGGCGATGCCGGTGACGAACGGGCAAGCAACAAAGACGGGGACGAGGTTGAGGTCATACTTAGACGGAATAATAAG AATGGCATGACGATGGCGATGGAGCTGCAACAGCAACCACTGAATCTGATGGAGGAGCTGGACGTGAGTAACTATCTAGTGTTTAAGAAGGAAAACGAGGACGGTCCAGACGTCAAGGGCGGCCACCCGGATGCACTCATCATCCACGCCACCCGGGTGCAGAAGAACTCAGACG CTTACGGTGAAGCGTTCATAACTACGTTCCGTACCTTTATCTCGCCGTTGGACCTAATCCAGAAGCTGTCCCATCGATACACCGTCTACCACTGTCAGATGAATGATGCCAAACAGAAAGCCGCCAAAGAATCCTTTTCCCTGTTGGTGCGGGTGGTAAACGATCTGAC TACGCCAGATTTGAGCGAACGACTGCTGGTGATACTGATGAACTTTGACTATCAGCTGGTAAGCGCCGGCCACCTGACGATGGCGAAGCTGCTCCGGGTGAAGCTGATCGAGAAGGCGTTGATCTACAAGCAGAAGGCGTCGCTCACCGTGCCGACGCTGTCGTCCCGGGCGCTCGTCGCCCAGCCGCCGACCCTGCTCGATCTGAAGTCGGCCGAGATAGCCGAGCAGATGACGCTGCTCGATGCGGAGCTGTTCCAGAAGATCGAAATACCGGAGGTGCTGATATGGGCGCAGGAGCAGTGCGAGGAGCGGTCTCCGAATCTGACCCGTTTTACCGAGCACTTTAACAAGATGTCTTACTG GGCTCGCACGCAGATACTTTCCCAAAACGATGCCAAAGATAGGGAGAAGCACGTGATCAAATTCATCAAAATTATGAAACATCTGCGGAAAATCAACAACTACAACTCGTATCTGGCCCTGCTGTCTGCGCTGGATTCGGCTCCGATTCGAAG GCTCGAGTGGCATAAAACGATCACGGAAGGATTGAAGGAGTACTGCGCATTGATCGATTCCAGCTCCAGCTTCCGGGCGTACCGGCAAGCGTTGGCTGAAACGAACCCACCCTGCATTCCGTACAT TGGACTTGTACTGCAGGATCTTACCTTCGTGCATATCGGCAACCCGGATCTGTTGCCGGACGGGTCGACCAACTTCTCCAAACGCTGGCAGCAGTACCACATCGTGGTAAACATGAAGCGTTTTAAGAAAGG ATCCTACCCATTCAAGAAGAACGAGCGCATCATCGGTTTCTTCGACAACTTCGAGTACTATCTAGACGAGGACGCGATGTGGCAGATTTCCGAAACGATCAAACCGCGTGGCTCGCGCAAAGCGAACGTCAATTAG